In the Fusarium falciforme chromosome 6, complete sequence genome, GTCTCGGCTTAAGGCGGTCCGCTTGGAAAGAGGAGCATACTTGGAAGGCGTTGAATACGGAGATCAATGACTGTGGAGGCTTGAAGTAAGAGCGGGAAATGGCTTGTATTCGACTACATCGATCATCTCGTTCCTTCAAGTAGGCATCCATCTCCTCAAAGTAGGTGGCAATCTTTGTCCAGTCGACTCTCCCGCTGTACTCGAACCATTTCTGAAATATTATTCAGGGGCTTAAACTCAGAAATCACCAGGAAATTCGCTTGCAGGAACTGTACCGGGTGTTACCCCTACGATGCCAAAAAGGCAGGCTTCTACCACGATTATGTTCATTCTTTAGTCATGGGCGTAGCGGCTAGAAATTGGACAGATTGGAGTTATTCCTAGTAATAAGGCATCCAGTGTTAATGGATGCTGACGTTCTTGAAACCAACGTAAACTAACCCAAGGTTGAGATTGTTCCCGTAAGCTACCTATTCATAAAATATAACGACCACAGTCAACCTGAAATAAAGAACACAAATTCCAACCCTGATCTGCCAATACCTCAATAGCCTAACTAGTTCTCAGCATTGTTAAGAGCGACAACACGTTGAGTAGCAGTCTCTGTCTTATGGAATCGGCGAGGGGTAACCTTTCGCTCGAAGAGTTCATCAAGTTCGGCAGCGGAACGACTAGAGGAAAGCTTATTAGAGTCTTACGTATCCCGTGTTGCAATGCCAAGGTGTTTACTTACCGAGCAGTCTCGGGAACGATGAACCAACATCCAACGGCAAAAGGAAGACCAACGCCAGCATAGAAGAAGCCCGATTTTAGACCCCAGTTCCACTCACTCGCATTCACCATGTGCGGTACCAGCTGGTTCATAGCAATATTTACCAGGCAGTTAAGCGCCGCTGCAGCTCCTGAAGTGTAGGGCCGCAATCTCTGAGACGAGATCTCGCCGATGAAGCCCCATCCAGTAGCACCGGTCATGGTCAACCCAATGTCTGTTCAGATGGCCAGGTTAGCATGGCGAGACGCAACTAGAGCCAGGAGGAGAAACTTACTCCAGATAACGGCCATCAAGATAAAGACATAGTTGACGGCCTTAACTCGGGGAACAACTCCCAGGATACCGACCAGGAAACTGGTTCCCCACATTGAAGTTATGCCAGAGCAACTAATCAAGCGTCTTCCAAAGCTGTCAGCGTAGTAAACGACAGCTATCGCAGCCACGAGCTTAATGCCGAGAGTGATGCACTTGATCTGGAAGGGATCGCCAACGCCGGCCTGCTGGAAGAAGTAGGCGCCAAAGGTAGAGAAGAGGACCAGACCGGTAAACTGTTGAGAGACGATGGTCCAGCACGCAACAATTGTGCGGAAACCATCAGTACCGCGGAAGACGGCGTACCACTTCTCGCGGTTCTGGGCGATAGCGACCTGGGTCTCATGATCGGCCAGCAAGACCAGAACCTCGATCTGCTGGTCGACGTTATAGTTATCGACGCCCCTGTAGAGTTGGCGAAGCGCCTTTCTGGCCGTCTCAATCTTTCCCGCCGAGACAGCCCATGCAGCAGACTCGGGTAGTATAAGAAAGATGACAAGCATCAGGCCAATGTGGCCCCATTGCGTGTAGATGGGGAGCAGCCAGTTGTGGCTGTCGTAGCCGGAAATGACCTCCATAGCTACATAGGCAAAGAAAGTACCCACGGTCCACCAGAGGTTGTAGGTCATCAGGACGATACCTCGGATGCGCGTAGGGGCGATTTCGGAGATGTACGCTGGGAGAGTGACCTGCAGGCATCCGAGGCCCATGCCGGCGAGCATCTTGGCAACTAACCAGTGCTCCCATCTTCGAGCAAACGACTCGGCAAAGATGCTAGCGGCTAGGAGGGTCCAGCATGTGTAGAGGGATAGCTTTCGTCCGTAGGGAGCGGCCAGGAAAGGGAGCGAAACCTGGGTGAGGAATTGGCCAGCTGGCAGGACGCTTCCCCAGCCGGCAATGATGTTGGAATCAAGGACGGCTTTGCCTTCTGCATTGATCTTGGTGGCAAACTGTTCGACAAACCCCGGGTTGGCCAGGATACCTGCGTTCATTCTGGGCAATCATCAGTGATACAGTCACAAGAGGCATCGGGAAGACGATTCAAGGAAGGGCACGAACCCGATCTGGTAGCCGTCTGCCCCAGCAGCAAAGGCAGCGACAAAGGCGTAAAAGGTACACCACTTGAATATCTTGAACGTCTCCCACGGAGTCAAAGTCTCGTATCCGGTCAAGGCCTGGCCTTTGGTCGCGGCATCGAGGACGGCATCCTTGGGCTGGAGGACATCGTCGCCGAGAGCTTCCGCCTGGCCAATGTCGTTGGCCgctttctctctctcgctGGTTGGCTTGAGCACCTGCATAGCAGAAGATAGAAGGGCCCGAAACGTCGGATCCTGGGCGATGAGAAGGTGGTGAGAGGTGAGAGCGGGCGGTTGTCGTCGTCCtgtggctgggctggggaaATGTTGGTGCGGATTCATCAAAGGTATGGGGAAGCTCGTCCTCTATATACGCAGATGTGACAAGACACTCAACCTAGGAGAGCACCGTGCTCCTCTCTGCGATCCCCAGGCTATCCCCATGGGGTTCAGAATGGAACCGGGGTCCTGCACCCAACAGATGGAAGTCATCTACCAAACGCGGGGTTGGCAGCTAACATGGTGCCATTGCAATGTCTGGATATGCTCGCTCCACCATCGCGGAAGAATGACACCGGCAGGAATCCGTCCGATGCCCGGTTGGGGGTCAGGGTCGCCCAGGTGACAAAGTGGACAATATCTCGACCGGAGACTTATCCGTTACAGTCATGGCGTGTCATCCACCGCATCTTCACCACGGCATGGAATCAGAACAGTGCTTTATCACAATCCTGACCACGGACTGGTGGTAATGGGGGAAAGGCTTTTTGTTTATTTACTATTCGATCGCTGACACTATTTAGAACAGTTTTGGTGCTAGACTTGCATCGACTTGACGTTCTTAGCTTAGACTAAAGGCTCCCTGTTTATGACGCCCATCATGACTTAGGTTTCAACGGAAGAACTGGCCACTCGTAGTCCCTCGTAAACGATGACTGAAAGGACCACTTGCCGGGGCCTACTTCGTGCGTCACCTCCCCTTTGTCCTTTGGAAGGGAGATCTGAGCACGCGTGCCGTACGGTATTGTAGCCTGCAAGCATATCTGCTCCTGACCATGATCCAGTTTCTTGGTCTCCCACGAAAATGAGATGGTTCCCTGCCGAGAAACATGTGTGGCAGAAGCACTCGAGAACTGGGCCCCGACCGACGGCGCAATCCGGCACTTTGTCCACCCGGGCTCAAGCCGCTGCAGACCTGCCACCCTCTCATACATGAACTTGGCAATTGCACCAAAGGCATAATGGTTGAAAGATGTCATATCTCCAGGGTTAATGGAGCCATCTGGAAGCATGCTGTCCCACCTCTCCCAGACGGTAGTTGCGCCCATAGTAACGGGGTATAGCCACGAGGGGCACTTTGTCTCGAGAAGCATTGCATATGCCACTTGCACATGACCTGTGGCTGCCAAGGCCTCGCAGATGAACGGTGTGCCAGCAAAACCTGTGCTGATTTTGAACTCATTCTTCCGCACTAGCTCCACCAGCCGGGCCCCGGCTCTAACTCGTTGAGACGGCGTGAGTAAGTCAAGACAGATAGCTAAAGCGTAGGCCGCTTGAGAGTCTGACACAAGGCGCCCAGTTGCTGTTACAAACTCGGCCTGGAAATCGGCTCGTGTGGCTTGGCAGTCGGCTTCATAAAGCTCCGCCTCAGACTGTTTCCCGAGCAGGCTAGAGATTCTCGCCATCAGATCGAGGCTCTGGACGAGAAACATGTTGGACACCATCTTGGAATCGGTTGTGCTTTTCCATGGCTGATCCGGCGGCGCCGAGGGGTCAAGCCAGTCCTGGAGCAACCTGTCAGTAGCTGAGACGTTCAGACAACCATGCATGACACTTACTCCTAGCTGGAACGGTTCAGGGTCCCATAAGTGAACCAGGCCGGACTTTTGCCTCGGCAGGACCTTTATCCAAGTTGCCATGCTGTTATACTGTTGAGACAGGATGGCCGTATCCCCAGTTTCCTGGTAAAGTGCCCACGGTGCTAGGATAGTCACATCGTGCCAGATGGCGCAAGGAATTCGTCTACACCAGACTGGGTCCGGCAGGGTCGAATTCGGGCTGACCATCGGGGGCACCCCGCCCAAGACCTGTTGATCAAACTCGACATCAATCAACCAATTCCTAACCATGCCAAAGCAATCATAGATCAGACAGGCCGTTGGGGCGAACAAGGCGAGATCGccagtccagcccagcctcTCATCTCTCTGTGGACAGTCTGTCGGCACTGAAAGGAAGTTGCCCTTCATGCCCCAGACCACATTGCTGTACAACTGGTTAAGCAGGGCGCTTGAAGAGGAGAACTGCCCGACCGGCATCATGTCCGTCCGGCAGACCACAGCCTCGATCGAGTTCGAGGCCAAATCCAGGTTGCCAATCCATCCTTCAATCTGGGCGTACCTGAACCCGTGAAAGGTGAATCTTGGTTCATACTCTTCTGGCCTGCCGTGGTTGGATCCTTTGAGGGTGTATTTGTCGAGAGCTTGGCAGAATCGGAGCGGCCGAGTCCCGAGCTCCCCATTCTCCAGGACTTCGGCGTGTCGCAATGTAATTGTGTGACCCCGAGGGCCTCTGATATCTTTCACGCGCAGATATCCCACAAGATTCTGACCAAAGTCGAGGACAGTCTTGCCGCTTTGAGTGATCATTTTCTTGACTGGCTTCATAGTCTCTGTTCGACGAACCGGCTCACCGAAGCCGGCCACAAGTTGGGTGGATGCTGGGAGAGCAAGAAGCCGGACCGCTTTCTCCCACCCGGCGCCTGTTCGATACTTCTGTGAAGGTGATGACCAGAACGGTACCTCTAGGGTGGCATCATACTTTTCGCCGTCGTATATCTCGGCGAGTCTGATGGGACCCTCGATGACCTCCCAGGAGTCATCCGTCGGTACAACCGTGACTGAACCATCGCCATAGGTGACCTCCAGCTGAGCTACGAGCGCAGTATTCAGGCCCCAGATATGACGGTGACCGCCTCTGAATCCAATCCGGCCAGAAAACCATCCTTCGGCCACACGCACGCCAATGCAGTTGTCTCCGCCATGGTTCAGAAGAGAGGTAACGTCATATGTCTGGTACTGGATCCTCCCGGCATATGATGTCCAACCCGGAGCGAGAAAATAGTCACCGACACGAGTACCGTTGATCTCCGCTTCATAGACTCCCTGTGCTGTAATGTAAAGGCGAGCCTTGGCAAGGGATCCACGAGCTGTGGAATTTTCGAGTCTGAACTGCTTGCGAAACAGCTGTTCAGGGGCGGGGTCCCTTCTGCTTGAAGCCCAGGGAGCGGCGATGCGCTCGCATACCCAGTTGGAGCGCTCGAGAAGCCCAGTCTCGAGTTCAGCCGCTTCGCTCCAGGGGCTTTGATATCCAGTATCATCCCAGACCCGAACGCGGACAGAGATTAGCTGCCGTGACTGTAAAAGCTCGTCAAATGGCCATGGCAGCAGATGAGAGCATGGCGAGCGGCATTTGACGGTTGGAGATCTCAGAACTTGCGAGTCCGGGCTATATACGGTCAATTCCGCTTCGAACCCTGTCTGTTTGAAAGCGGCATCACCGTGTTGAATCTTCCAACTGAGACGGGGACTTGTTTCGTGTACACCCAAGGTATTTGGCACACGATAGTGTTCGAACTGTACGTCAATCACAGCGGCCATGATGAGTTGAGGGTGAAAATGGAACGATAGGCAGCATTGACCTGAGGGTCTAACCCAAAGGGAATCAATCTTAAAGATGAGGTTCCCATCTTGACAGGTGTGGAGTTAGACTACGGATAATGGGATCACGGGCATACCGTATCCGCCGGGTCAAGTATCGCTGCGGTAATTCGTCCGAGCCCGGGCTTAGAGCCTAGCCTAGGTTGTAGTTGAAGGCGGCAATCCACAGATTTGGGGTCTCAGGGGAATCAGCCACAGCCTTGCGTACTACGGGAGGTGTTGACAGTGCCCGAAGACAGAGAGCTAAAGGAGCTTCAGCCTATTTAGGCAATACGGAAATTCAGGCGGCAGGATCATCTACTTTGTTGAGGTTAATAATAGCCCAATTCAGAGATACGCGCCGCTTTCAGAGCCTCCTCGACGCTACTGGAGAGGACTGAAAGCTTCAACAGCGCATTTAGTCACAACATAAGAAACTTGGTATTGTAATGGTCTTTTATGATTCATATCCCCCATCTAAAATCAAATCTTTGCATACTAGGAATTCGAAATTTGCATACACTCCGCTATCTCAAAGGTGAGCACAGCCCCAGTTGCAACAGCTTGTTCCCAAACTCGATCAAGTAATAATCAGCATACACAAGCCCGTGGTCAGCACTGGCGCTCAAGCTGTGCTCGTTCCAGGTCACAGTCGAGTTCCTCAGGATGCAGTCAAAATGTTTCTGCAGGGGCTCGCAAGCAGTCGCGGTCACACCACCGTTTGGATGAGACTCGAGGCGTACTCGTTCTCGTGACATGGAGAGGTTCAGAGTGTCTTCGACTATCCTCAATGCGCTGCCCAGGTAACGTTTCGCTTGCTCCTGGCGACCGAGCGACATCAAAGTCTGTGCCAGTAGGAGCATGCCGTAAGCAGCCACGATGCCGGCCGAAGCATCCCGCAGTGGAGCATTTGTATCCTCAATGGGAGCATCGAAATCCCACCGCGGAACGTATCTACCAGCCTTTATAGGTCTAGAGGTATCTCCGTCTGATCGAAGGATCTCAACACAGGCCGGTGCATCCTCCAATCTCGACAGGAAGTACTCGGCAAGGCCACATGCGGCATCGAGGAAGATGTCGTTTCCGATCCGTGCGTAGGTCTGGGTGTAACCGAGAATAGCCCAAGCCTGGCCGCGGGACCATGTAGATTCCGGAGTATATCCCTGGGCGGTATGAATCTCTTTGACGTCCCCAGTGGCAGGTGAGAAGTTGATCACATGACGGGTGCTGTATAACATGCCGTCGTAGCCGTCTCTTTTGCGAGTGGGTTCTTTCCGGAGATGGGTCCTGAGCAGCGTCTTCGCATGGGCAGTGGCCGCCTCAGCCAGGTAGCCATATCCCGTGTGCTCAGCCGCATAgaagagaagctcgagattgCAGAGAGAGTCTATAATCACAAGGAAgttgtccttcttgtctcTGATATTGACACCTCTCTGCCAGGTGAGGGAATCCCAAGAGCGGATGGCGCCGACACGTGCGTCAAAGCGGGAGTACAGACTGACGGCAGCAGTTCGAATGCTCTCAAGCGCTACCCTGTCGTGAAGGAGTTCCCAGCGAACCCGCATGTGAGGCAGAATCATAAAGCCCAAGTCATGGGTGTCGGTCCGGTGGGCCATACGGTGAAGGGGTTCTGACCACTGCCTGCCCAGGACCTCGAGCCTGTCGCGAACCTGGCTCAGCAGAAGCCGTGAGTCGCTGAGGCGCATGCTCTGGGGATATCGGGTGGCCCTCTCGAGGAGCGCGTAGATGCTACCGGGGAAAAAGCCACATGTCCAGAAGTCCACGGGTCGATGGCTGTATTTACCCTCATCTTCCCCGGACTGGCGTACAAGCTCGGGATAGAGCGTCGGAGGGTTCTTTTGCCTGGTCAGCCTGGACTCAAGATGCTCCGTGTTGAAGAATAAGCGAAAAAAAGGAATCCTCACATTATTTTCTAAACATTTCTCCGCAACTTGAATGATCTTTGCTGTGATATTCTCAGAGTACAGCTCTCTCGACAGGATTGCCCACCAGCCACTCCAGTCTTGAGCTGAAGGTGCGGTTGTGGAATCAATCGTCCGGGACGCGGTTTGGCGATGAAAGCTCCCATTCGTGTCCGTCTTGGTCACTGGAACAACGCCGTTACTAATGACATTGATTGCGTTTCGAGCCATGGTGGTGGTCGAAGCTGTCATGGTTGAGCTTAGAAATCCGGACTTGCCAACAAGGTACTTGTTGTAGGTGGCCGTATTCATATGGCCATGTTTGTTTTCGTAGGATCCCTCTACTGGCCGATGCGTCGAATTCCGGGCTGGGTCAGGCGATCGTCCGGTTTCCGATGCAGCTGCTGGCCAGTGTCGATCGGCAAGGTTGTCGCTCCGGCCGTCGGACGATTGATCCCGGAGCGGAGATCCGGTTGAGCTAGCGGAGGGCGGGCATTTCACCCTTGACACACAACACAGCTCATCCTCTAAGCGAGTTGCCTCTTGCTTCAGTTTTGAACTCTTCGAGCCAGTCTTTTGGAGCCCTCTCAAAGCAGCAAGAATACCGCGACCTTCAACCGCCAGCCCAACCAGAACCAAAGCAGACTCAGCCATGCCTCCGCTTCCGGGCTTCTCTGACAACCCGCTTACAACCCGGGAAGACGTCGTTCGTGCCAGCAGAGCGCTGATCGCGCCGTTACTGCCCTACTTTTCTCCCGCGTGCGCACGAGTCCGCATACCTGTGACGATTGGCACGCACTTCGACGAGACGGCGGCCCAGCTGGAGGGCTTCGCACGGCCCCTGTTTGTTGTCGCGGCTCTACTCCATGCCAAGGAGCCAGCCGACCATCTCCTACAGCCTTGGATCCAGGGCTTTGTGGCCGGCACAGATCCCCAGCATGCCGAGTACTGGGGTGAAATATCTGACAAGGATCAGAGGATGGtggaggccgagatggttGCCTTTGGACTTCTTGTAGCACCGCGGGAGGCATTGTGGGATCAATTCGCTGAAAGAACAAAGACAAATGTATCCAATTGGCTGCGAGGCCTTCAGGGAAAGGACATCCACACCTCCAACTGGCTCTGGTTCCGTGTCATGTCGAGTATCGCTCTGATCAAGGTCTGTGGCGCTGATCCACGAGAGCTCCAGGCGCAGATGGACCATGACCTCAAGACGCTCGACATGATGTATTTGCAGGATGGCTGGTCAAGCGATGGCATCTGGCCCGACCCAGACGACGTGTTTGCCACAGACGCGCGTGTTTTTGAAGAGACGGGCAAGCGAAATCAGAACTTCTGGTCTCGTCAGGCTGACTATTACTCTGGAAGCTTTGCAATCCAGTTCAGTCAGCTGCTTTACGTCAAGTTTGCGTCTGACCTTGACCCAGCACGTGCCGAAAGGTATCGGCAACAGGCCAGAGATTTTGGGAGTGAATTTTGGAGATACTTTGACGAAAGCGGTGAGCTTGAAACAGCATCGGCTCTCCAGTCCTTGGTACTGACTTGTCTTGAGGTGCTGCAATCCCTTTCGGCCGGTCTTTGACGTATCGATTTGCCTGTGCTGCATTCTTTGCCGCTTTAGCCATGGCCGAAGTTGACAATCTCCCTGCGCCCCTTGACAAGCCCGGCGCCGTCAAAGGCCATCTCTTGAGGCACTTGCGATGGTGGCGAGACCGTTCAGAGGACATCTTCTCGTCAGACGGCACAATCAACATCGGATGGCTATATCCGTGAGTCTTGAGCTTTCCCCCAATCCCGAGACTGGCAAGCAACTTATTAGACATGCCGTCTAGAAACATGTTCGTCAGCGAGGACTACAACTCACCGCAGTCCGTCTACTGGGCTCTAAAATCTTTCGTTGTTGTCGCGCTCACGGCTGATAAGCCCTTTTGGGCTGAAGCTGAGAGCCCATACCCCAAGCCGTCCTCTGGCGTCCTGTATCTCCCGGCGCCGCGACAGATCATTTGCAATCATCAGTTGGGGAATCACCATTTTCTCCTGAACCCGTCACAGTATCTCACTAGGCCTTTCAAGAACGCGACAGCCAAGTTTTGCAAGTTCGCATACTCTTCAGCCTTCACTCTGTCCCTGGCCGTGGGCAACATCGTGGCCGGCCAGCTTGCCCCAGACAACTCACTCATCCTCAGCAGAGACGGAACCGAAACATGGGCGACCAAGAAAACCTGTACGGACGCTGTTATCAGTATCGCACAAGTCAGGGGGGTTAAGACTGAGGAGCTGACGGTGGCATCGGCGACATGGTATCCGTGGGCTGACCGTCAAGCGACTGTCACCACCACTTTAGTCCCGCCTTCCGACCGATGGCCAGACTGGCATTTGAGAGTGCATCGGATTAAAGTCAACCAACCCCTCAAGACCCTGCACACCCTAGAGGGAGGTTTTGCCATCGCAGGGCGTCGACGGGCTGACACGAAGCTGCTTCCCACAGTTACGCTGGACCAACTAGGCTCAGCAGCACAGCTAGGAACAGCAGAGGGCGTATGCGAACAGGGCGAAGCTGCTGTGATATTCTCTGGAGCAGGAGCCTCTGGCGTCACGACACACGAGCTGGCTCACAGCCAGAGCTCGACCACTGTCTCAGTCATCAAACCCGAGGCCAACACCAATCTGACGGCACCGCGTACACTCTGCCCTATCATTCAACACTCGGTATCTAACTTGTCCACCGGCGCCGAAATCACCCTGACGACCAGTGTCTTTGCTATTTCTCACGAAGCGAATGGTGGACGGCGACTTTCGGGCAAGTCCTTGCTGGAGCGATGGAAGGATCGACCCCGGCTGAGATTTGGGGATGCGAATGAAACTGGAGACGGAGATTACATTCAATTGAGGTTTTGAGGATGCACGATAATCAGTGGAGCCAACTTTTATACTAGCTATCCGCCCTCGGGCCAAGTCTTATCTCACGTACAAGTTCCCCCATCCCCTTAACCTTGTGAGTTGTCACAGCCCGGTCACACCTGAAAAGTCCACAGGATCAGTGATGAACATGAAATCGTCAAAGTTGATGATGCGGTTCATTTCTAGAAAGCTCCGATCCATCAAGCCCTGAGAAATGAGAGCGAGCTCGTCGACCGCTGCTGCCTCGATGGCTGGAGCTTGAAGATGTCCCCGTACAGATAGAGACTGGTCACTGTCTTTGCTCACTTCAATGGTGGATGGGGGCTTATCAAGCTGACTCGTCTCATCTCCTTGGACAGTCAACATCATCGGCTCCCAGTAAGGGGTAGCTTCTCCGACCACTGGGCCCCCAGAGACCAGAGGCGCATCGCCATGGTCACCATTCCCGTCCACGGCCCGGTGGAATCTCACTGGAGTCTCGACAGCTTGCATCGCGCTCGCTTCATTTCCAAACCCCTGAGGCACCTGTCCAAAGAAGGAGGGAGGACTGTTTGCCACATCCTTTTGGCAAAGGTCGTGAAGCTGCCTGAGCTGCGTCGCTAGAGAGCCGGCCAAGGGAACCGGCTCGTTTCTAGACTTGTCCGAGCGACCCTTCCACTTTGAGCTCATGCTTTCAAGACTCTCTACAAGAGTCCAGAATTCTGATGCGAGCTCCACCTCGTAGTGTAGAGAATGTACTGTCACGGGTGAGTGTTGTGCGTAAATAAGGATAATGACAGGAAACCCCCAGAAAATGAGAGGGCCATGGTAT is a window encoding:
- a CDS encoding MFS domain-containing protein, with the translated sequence MQVLKPTSEREKAANDIGQAEALGDDVLQPKDAVLDAATKGQALTGYETLTPWETFKIFKWCTFYAFVAAFAAGADGYQIGMNAGILANPGFVEQFATKINAEGKAVLDSNIIAGWGSVLPAGQFLTQVSLPFLAAPYGRKLSLYTCWTLLAASIFAESFARRWEHWLVAKMLAGMGLGCLQVTLPAYISEIAPTRIRGIVLMTYNLWWTVGTFFAYVAMEVISGYDSHNWLLPIYTQWGHIGLMLVIFLILPESAAWAVSAGKIETARKALRQLYRGVDNYNVDQQIEVLVLLADHETQVAIAQNREKWYAVFRGTDGFRTIVACWTIVSQQFTGLVLFSTFGAYFFQQAGVGDPFQIKCITLGIKLVAAIAVVYYADSFGRRLISCSGITSMWGTSFLVGILGVVPRVKAVNYVFILMAVIWNIGLTMTGATGWGFIGEISSQRLRPYTSGAAAALNCLVNIAMNQLVPHMVNASEWNWGLKSGFFYAGVGLPFAVGCWFIVPETARRSAAELDELFERKVTPRRFHKTETATQRVVALNNAEN
- a CDS encoding Alpha-L-rhamnosidase is translated as MAAVIDVQFEHYRVPNTLGVHETSPRLSWKIQHGDAAFKQTGFEAELTVYSPDSQVLRSPTVKCRSPCSHLLPWPFDELLQSRQLISVRVRVWDDTGYQSPWSEAAELETGLLERSNWVCERIAAPWASSRRDPAPEQLFRKQFRLENSTARGSLAKARLYITAQGVYEAEINGTRVGDYFLAPGWTSYAGRIQYQTYDVTSLLNHGGDNCIGVRVAEGWFSGRIGFRGGHRHIWGLNTALVAQLEVTYGDGSVTVVPTDDSWEVIEGPIRLAEIYDGEKYDATLEVPFWSSPSQKYRTGAGWEKAVRLLALPASTQLVAGFGEPVRRTETMKPVKKMITQSGKTVLDFGQNLVGYLRVKDIRGPRGHTITLRHAEVLENGELGTRPLRFCQALDKYTLKGSNHGRPEEYEPRFTFHGFRYAQIEGWIGNLDLASNSIEAVVCRTDMMPVGQFSSSSALLNQLYSNVVWGMKGNFLSVPTDCPQRDERLGWTGDLALFAPTACLIYDCFGMVRNWLIDVEFDQQVLGGVPPMVSPNSTLPDPVWCRRIPCAIWHDVTILAPWALYQETGDTAILSQQYNSMATWIKVLPRQKSGLVHLWDPEPFQLGDWLDPSAPPDQPWKSTTDSKMVSNMFLVQSLDLMARISSLLGKQSEAELYEADCQATRADFQAEFVTATGRLVSDSQAAYALAICLDLLTPSQRVRAGARLVELVRKNEFKISTGFAGTPFICEALAATGHVQVAYAMLLETKCPSWLYPVTMGATTVWERWDSMLPDGSINPGDMTSFNHYAFGAIAKFMYERVAGLQRLEPGWTKCRIAPSVGAQFSSASATHVSRQGTISFSWETKKLDHGQEQICLQATIPYGTRAQISLPKDKGEVTHEVGPGKWSFQSSFTRDYEWPVLPLKPKS